The Drosophila biarmipes strain raj3 chromosome 2L, RU_DBia_V1.1, whole genome shotgun sequence genome has a window encoding:
- the LOC108033848 gene encoding pleckstrin homology-like domain family A member 1 — translation MPTIKLRIGLPSKRTMGSLCICGALASISGLAYMRWRLEDRVRQSEYYQMAIQQLRQHSGAVGLLGEPIKESGFSLSNEKNRCDPDKAQLQVSVQGSKDRGTVYFWATNNQKQGWLIERLELETKQHPNTRFLLKKPQNYALLSNEGEPDHPGASDSAEESQQPQESLDPQEQAENEAQEQDAPRPPSIQNNPPQQLHQRQGQEPVPHVHTAEG, via the coding sequence ATGCCCACTATAAAGCTGCGAATTGGTCTGCCCTCGAAGCGAACGATGGGCAGCCTGTGCATCTGCGGGGCACTGGCCTCCATCTCCGGGCTGGCCTACATGCGCTGGCGGCTGGAGGACCGGGTGCGTCAGTCGGAGTACTACCAGATGGCCATCCAGCAGCTGCGCCAGCACAGCGGCGCCGTGGGCCTGCTGGGGGAGCCCATCAAGGAGTCGGGCTTCAGTCTGTCCAACGAGAAGAACCGCTGCGATCCGGACAAGGCCCAGCTGCAGGTGAGCGTTCAGGGTTCCAAGGACAGGGGCACCGTCTACTTCTGGGCCACGAACAACCAGAAGCAGGGCTGGTTGATCGAGCGCCTGGAGCTCGAGACGAAGCAGCATCCGAACACTCGTTTCCTGCTCAAGAAGCCCCAGAACTACGCCCTTCTCAGCAATGAAGGTGAGCCGGATCATCCGGGGGCCAGCGATTCCGCCGAAGAATCCCAGCAGCCGCAGGAGTCGCTCGACCCTCAGGAACAGGCGGAGAACGAGGCGCAAGAGCAGGATGCGCCACGTCCTCCCAGTATTCAGAACAATCCTCCGCAACAACTGCACCAGCGACAGGGTCAGGAGCCAGTGCCACACGTTCATACAGCGGAGGGCTGA